A window from Henckelia pumila isolate YLH828 unplaced genomic scaffold, ASM3356847v2 CTG_466, whole genome shotgun sequence encodes these proteins:
- the LOC140872655 gene encoding uncharacterized protein, whose amino-acid sequence MNHCAIQHNYIVATGEELGGSAAAAGGGSVERRETVVCPKPRRLGQNHTTLYDPYPMRPRRWHICHQQEVREANAANEVLDIILAKGSCGADQSVAKVASPPPPFFPGSPPRRVSNPLIQDARFLDEKLIPIAPRAIPIKSGRLVQESFGNDPSVRIEGFDCLDRDCARRNCHISALA is encoded by the exons ATGAATCACTGTGCTATTCAGCATAATTATATTGTCGCCACCGGTGAAGAGCTGGGAGGAAGCGCCGCCGCCGCTGGGGGAGGATCTGTGGAGAGGAGAGAGACCGTAGTTTGCCCCAAGCCGCGGCGGCTCGGCCAAAACCACACCACCCTTTATGACCCTTATCCTATGAGACCCCGCAGATGGcatatttg CCATCAGCAAGAGGTTCGTGAAGCAAATGCTGCCAACGAAGTGCTGGACATCATTCTGGCAAAG GGTAGTTGTGGTGCGGATCAATCCGTCGCGAAAGTAGCCTCGCCGCCACCCCCATTTTTTCCGGGGTCGCCGCCAAGGAGAGTATCTAACCCATTAATTCAAGATGCACGGTTTCTAGATGAGAAACTCATCCCCATTGCACCACGTGCGATCCCGATCAAATCAGGCAGACTCGTCCAAGAAAGTTTTGGCAACGATCCCTCTGTGAGGATCGAGGGGTTCGACTGCCTCGATAGGGATTGCGCCAGGCGCAATTGCCACATCTCTGCCTTGGCTTGA